The following proteins are co-located in the Vigna angularis cultivar LongXiaoDou No.4 chromosome 2, ASM1680809v1, whole genome shotgun sequence genome:
- the LOC108328969 gene encoding insulin-degrading enzyme-like 1, peroxisomal isoform X2, giving the protein MIFTRGIQKSAHHMDCKGNVRTINNKLQKHLSDEDHPYHKFSTGNWDTLEVKPKARGLDTREELLKFYDENYSANLMHLVIYTNESLDKIQNLVEEKFQDIRNTNKSCFHPCGQPCKSEHLQIVVRAVPIKQGHKLRIAWPVTPEIHHYTEGPSRYLGHLIGHEGEGSLYYILKKLGWATSLSAGESDWSLDFAFFSVVIDLTDSGHEHVEDIIGLLFKYIELLQHSGVCEWIFQELSAICETKFHYQDKIPPSDYVVDIASNMQFYPVKDWLTGSSLPFKFSPNVIHMILGQLSADNVRIFWVSKNFEGHTDKVEPWYGTGYSLEKITGSVIQGWMASAPNENLHLPAPNNFIPTDLSLKVVQEKVKFPVLLRRSTYSALWYKPDTLFSTPKAYVKIDFNCPYAGSSPEAEVLVHIFTQLLMDYLNDYAYYAQVAGLYYSITHTDGGFQVTLLGYNHKLRILLETIVEKISTFEVKTDRFSVIKEMVTKEYQNMKYQQPYQQAMNYCSLILQDHTWPWIEQLDLLPALQVEDVAKFVPLMLSRTFLEFYIAGNIESHEAESMVKHVENVLFNYSKPLCKPLFSSQHLVNRVVKLKSGMNYFYPSECLNPENENSALLHYIQVGRDDFKLNVKLQLFALVAKQPTFHQLRSVEQLGYITVLLQRNDCGIRGLQFIIQSTEKSPGNIEQRVEAFLKMFETKIYEMTIDEFKSNVNALIDVKLEKHKNLREESSFFWREINDGTLRFDRRDHEVEALRQLTLQELIDFFNEYVKVGAARKKTLSVRVHGNRHSSEYKAEVSDPHLARIDNIFTFRRSQSLYGSFKGLSGQMKL; this is encoded by the exons atgatctTCACACGGGGAATTCAGAAATCGGCTCACCATATGGACTGCAAAGGAAATGTTAGGACGATTAACAATAAG CTTCAGAAACATCTCAGTGATGAAGATCATCCCTATCACAAATTTAGCACAG GGAACTGGGACACTTTGGAAGTTAAACCTAAAGCAAGAGGATTAGACACAAGGGAGGAGCTTCTCAAGTTTTATGATGAAAACTATTCTGCTAATTTAATGCATCTAGTTATATACACAAATG AAAGCcttgataaaattcaaaaccTTGTAGAAGAAAAGTTCCAGGATATTAGAAACACCAACAAAAGTTGTTTCCATCCTTGTGGTCAGCCATGCAAATCAGAACATTTGCAG ATTGTTGTCAGGGCTGTCCCAATAAAGCAAGGTCATAAATTGAGAATTGCATGGCCAGTAACCCCTGAAATTCATCATTACACTGAAGGGCCAAGCAGGTATCTCGGCCATCTCATTGGTCATGAAGGAGAAGGGTCTTTATATTACATCTTAAAAAAATTGG GGTGGGCTACAAGCTTGTCTGCAGGTGAATCAGATTGGAGTTTGGATTTCGCATTCTTTTCAGTTGTAATTGATCTTACTGATTCTGGTCATG AGCACGTAGAAGATATCATTGGGTTGTTGTTCAAATACATCGAGCTTCTACAACACTCTGGTGTTTGCGAATGGATTTTTCAAGAG CTTTCAGCAATTTGTGAGACCAAGTTCCATTATCAGGACAAAATTCCTCCCagtgattatgttgttgatatTGCATCAAATATGCAG ttttatCCTGTGAAAGATTGGTTGACAGGATCATCCTTGCCTTTTAAGTTTAGCCCAAATGTTATCCATATGATACTAGGTCAGCTTTCTGCAGACAACGTTCG AATCTTTTGGGTGTCCAAAAATTTTGAAGGGCATACTGATAAGGTGGAGCCATGGTATGGAACTGGGTATTCCCTTGAAAAGATCACTGGCTCTGTTATTCAG GGGTGGATGGCTTCTGCTCCTAATGAAAACTTGCATCTTCCAGCTCCTAACAACTTCATTCCAACTGACTTGTCACTTAAAGTTGTGCAAGAAAag GTGAAGTTCCCAGTTTTGTTAAGGAGGTCAACTTATTCAGCCTTATGGTACAAGCCAGACACATTGTTTTCTACACCCAAGGCTTACGTTAAGATTGATTTCAATTGCCCATATGCTGGAAGCTCTCCTGAGGCTGAGGTTTTGGTGCATATTTTCACACAATTATTGATGGATTACTTGAATGACTATG cTTATTATGCTCAGGTTGCTGGTCTATATTATAGCATAACTCACACAGATGGTGGTTTCCAG GTGACACTCCTTGGTTATAATCACAAGTTAAGGATATTACTCGAAACAATAGTTGAAAAGATTTCAACATTTGAAGTGAAAACTGACAGGTTTTCTGTCATCAAG GAAATGGTAACCAAGGAATATCAAAATATGAAGTACCAACAACCTTATCAGCAGGCTATGAACTACTGCTCTTTGATCTTACAAGATCATACCTGGCCTTGGATAGAACAACTCGACTTGCTTCCTGCTCTTCAAGTTGAAGATGTTGCTAAATTCGTACCATTAATGCTCTCCAGGACATTTTTAGAGTTCTATATAGCAG GGAACATTGAAAGCCATGAAGCAGAGTCAATGGTCAAGCACGTAGAAAATGTTCtctttaattattcaaaacctCTGTGCAAACCTTTATTCTCATCTCAACATTTGGTGAATCGGGTTGTTAAACTTAAAAGTGGCATGAATTACTTCTACCCTTCAGAATGTCTTAATCCTGAAAATGAGAATTCTGCTCTTCTGCACTATATACAG GTTGGTCGTGATGACTTTAAGCTGAATGTTAAACTTCAGCTTTTTGCTCTTGTTGCAAAGCAACCAACCTTTCATCAGCTAAGATCGGTTGAACAGCTGGGGTACATTACTGTGCTCTTGCAGAG GAATGATTGTGGTATACGTGGACTACAGTTTATTATCCAATCCACAGAAAAG TCTCCCGGGAACATTGAGCAAAGGGTCGAGGCATTTCTCAAAATGTTTGAGACCAAGATTTATGAGATGACAATTGATGAGTTCAAG AGTAATGTAAATGCTTTGATAGATGTGAAGCTAGAGAAACACAAAAATTTGAGGGAAGAATCATCATTTTTCTGGCGGGAGATTAACGATGGTACTTTGAGGTTTGATAGGAGAGACCATGAG GTTGAAGCATTAAGGCAGCTCACTCTTCAAGAATTGATAGATTTCTTCAATGAATATGTGAAAGTTGGTGCAGCTCGAAAGAAAACATTAAGTGTACGAGTTCATGGGAACCGGCATTCATCTGAGTACAAAGCCGAAGTCTCAGACCCACACTTGGCTAGaatagataatatatttacatttagaAGATCACAGTCTCTTTATGGTTCATTTAAAGGACTTTCTGGGCAGATGAAATTATAG
- the LOC108328969 gene encoding insulin-degrading enzyme-like 1, peroxisomal isoform X1, protein MAVKDDVEIVKARIDKRDYRRVVLSNSLQVLLISDPVTDKCAASMNVGVGYFSDPAGLEGLAHFLEHMLFYASEKYPVEDSYSKYISEHGGSTNAFTSSEHTNYYFEVNTDGFEEALDRFAQFFTKPLMSPDATMREIKAVDSENKKNLLSDGWRMNQLQKHLSDEDHPYHKFSTGNWDTLEVKPKARGLDTREELLKFYDENYSANLMHLVIYTNESLDKIQNLVEEKFQDIRNTNKSCFHPCGQPCKSEHLQIVVRAVPIKQGHKLRIAWPVTPEIHHYTEGPSRYLGHLIGHEGEGSLYYILKKLGWATSLSAGESDWSLDFAFFSVVIDLTDSGHEHVEDIIGLLFKYIELLQHSGVCEWIFQELSAICETKFHYQDKIPPSDYVVDIASNMQFYPVKDWLTGSSLPFKFSPNVIHMILGQLSADNVRIFWVSKNFEGHTDKVEPWYGTGYSLEKITGSVIQGWMASAPNENLHLPAPNNFIPTDLSLKVVQEKVKFPVLLRRSTYSALWYKPDTLFSTPKAYVKIDFNCPYAGSSPEAEVLVHIFTQLLMDYLNDYAYYAQVAGLYYSITHTDGGFQVTLLGYNHKLRILLETIVEKISTFEVKTDRFSVIKEMVTKEYQNMKYQQPYQQAMNYCSLILQDHTWPWIEQLDLLPALQVEDVAKFVPLMLSRTFLEFYIAGNIESHEAESMVKHVENVLFNYSKPLCKPLFSSQHLVNRVVKLKSGMNYFYPSECLNPENENSALLHYIQVGRDDFKLNVKLQLFALVAKQPTFHQLRSVEQLGYITVLLQRNDCGIRGLQFIIQSTEKSPGNIEQRVEAFLKMFETKIYEMTIDEFKSNVNALIDVKLEKHKNLREESSFFWREINDGTLRFDRRDHEVEALRQLTLQELIDFFNEYVKVGAARKKTLSVRVHGNRHSSEYKAEVSDPHLARIDNIFTFRRSQSLYGSFKGLSGQMKL, encoded by the exons ATGGCTGTGAAGGACGACGTGGAAATCGTGAAGGCTCGCATCGACAAGAGGGATTACAGAAGAGTCGTGCTTAGCAACTCGCTCCAAGTGCTCCTCATTAGCGATCCCGTTACCGATAAG TGTGCTGCTTCCATGAACGTTGGCGTCGGTTACTTCAGTGATCCTGCTGGCCTCGAAGGCCTCGCCCATTTCCTCg AACACATGCTGTTTTATGCGAGTGAAAAATACCCAGTTGAAGATAGCTACTCCAAGTATATTAGTGAG CATGGAGGAAGCACCAATGCTTTTACATCATCTGAACACACCAACTATTATTTTGAAGTTAACACAGACGGCTTTGAAGAGGCCCTGGACAG ATTTGCTCAGTTCTTTACTAAACCATTGATGTCTCCTGATGCCACCATGAGGGAAATTAAAGCTGTTGATTCGG AAAACAAGAAGAATTTATTATCTGATGGATGGAGAATGAACCAG CTTCAGAAACATCTCAGTGATGAAGATCATCCCTATCACAAATTTAGCACAG GGAACTGGGACACTTTGGAAGTTAAACCTAAAGCAAGAGGATTAGACACAAGGGAGGAGCTTCTCAAGTTTTATGATGAAAACTATTCTGCTAATTTAATGCATCTAGTTATATACACAAATG AAAGCcttgataaaattcaaaaccTTGTAGAAGAAAAGTTCCAGGATATTAGAAACACCAACAAAAGTTGTTTCCATCCTTGTGGTCAGCCATGCAAATCAGAACATTTGCAG ATTGTTGTCAGGGCTGTCCCAATAAAGCAAGGTCATAAATTGAGAATTGCATGGCCAGTAACCCCTGAAATTCATCATTACACTGAAGGGCCAAGCAGGTATCTCGGCCATCTCATTGGTCATGAAGGAGAAGGGTCTTTATATTACATCTTAAAAAAATTGG GGTGGGCTACAAGCTTGTCTGCAGGTGAATCAGATTGGAGTTTGGATTTCGCATTCTTTTCAGTTGTAATTGATCTTACTGATTCTGGTCATG AGCACGTAGAAGATATCATTGGGTTGTTGTTCAAATACATCGAGCTTCTACAACACTCTGGTGTTTGCGAATGGATTTTTCAAGAG CTTTCAGCAATTTGTGAGACCAAGTTCCATTATCAGGACAAAATTCCTCCCagtgattatgttgttgatatTGCATCAAATATGCAG ttttatCCTGTGAAAGATTGGTTGACAGGATCATCCTTGCCTTTTAAGTTTAGCCCAAATGTTATCCATATGATACTAGGTCAGCTTTCTGCAGACAACGTTCG AATCTTTTGGGTGTCCAAAAATTTTGAAGGGCATACTGATAAGGTGGAGCCATGGTATGGAACTGGGTATTCCCTTGAAAAGATCACTGGCTCTGTTATTCAG GGGTGGATGGCTTCTGCTCCTAATGAAAACTTGCATCTTCCAGCTCCTAACAACTTCATTCCAACTGACTTGTCACTTAAAGTTGTGCAAGAAAag GTGAAGTTCCCAGTTTTGTTAAGGAGGTCAACTTATTCAGCCTTATGGTACAAGCCAGACACATTGTTTTCTACACCCAAGGCTTACGTTAAGATTGATTTCAATTGCCCATATGCTGGAAGCTCTCCTGAGGCTGAGGTTTTGGTGCATATTTTCACACAATTATTGATGGATTACTTGAATGACTATG cTTATTATGCTCAGGTTGCTGGTCTATATTATAGCATAACTCACACAGATGGTGGTTTCCAG GTGACACTCCTTGGTTATAATCACAAGTTAAGGATATTACTCGAAACAATAGTTGAAAAGATTTCAACATTTGAAGTGAAAACTGACAGGTTTTCTGTCATCAAG GAAATGGTAACCAAGGAATATCAAAATATGAAGTACCAACAACCTTATCAGCAGGCTATGAACTACTGCTCTTTGATCTTACAAGATCATACCTGGCCTTGGATAGAACAACTCGACTTGCTTCCTGCTCTTCAAGTTGAAGATGTTGCTAAATTCGTACCATTAATGCTCTCCAGGACATTTTTAGAGTTCTATATAGCAG GGAACATTGAAAGCCATGAAGCAGAGTCAATGGTCAAGCACGTAGAAAATGTTCtctttaattattcaaaacctCTGTGCAAACCTTTATTCTCATCTCAACATTTGGTGAATCGGGTTGTTAAACTTAAAAGTGGCATGAATTACTTCTACCCTTCAGAATGTCTTAATCCTGAAAATGAGAATTCTGCTCTTCTGCACTATATACAG GTTGGTCGTGATGACTTTAAGCTGAATGTTAAACTTCAGCTTTTTGCTCTTGTTGCAAAGCAACCAACCTTTCATCAGCTAAGATCGGTTGAACAGCTGGGGTACATTACTGTGCTCTTGCAGAG GAATGATTGTGGTATACGTGGACTACAGTTTATTATCCAATCCACAGAAAAG TCTCCCGGGAACATTGAGCAAAGGGTCGAGGCATTTCTCAAAATGTTTGAGACCAAGATTTATGAGATGACAATTGATGAGTTCAAG AGTAATGTAAATGCTTTGATAGATGTGAAGCTAGAGAAACACAAAAATTTGAGGGAAGAATCATCATTTTTCTGGCGGGAGATTAACGATGGTACTTTGAGGTTTGATAGGAGAGACCATGAG GTTGAAGCATTAAGGCAGCTCACTCTTCAAGAATTGATAGATTTCTTCAATGAATATGTGAAAGTTGGTGCAGCTCGAAAGAAAACATTAAGTGTACGAGTTCATGGGAACCGGCATTCATCTGAGTACAAAGCCGAAGTCTCAGACCCACACTTGGCTAGaatagataatatatttacatttagaAGATCACAGTCTCTTTATGGTTCATTTAAAGGACTTTCTGGGCAGATGAAATTATAG
- the LOC108327811 gene encoding putative disease resistance protein RGA1 has protein sequence MAESFLFSIADSLVAKLASDTFQEAFRLVGLYDNLRHFRKTLSLVKAVLLDAQQKQDHNHELREWLTQLKNIFLDAEDVLDEFECETLRNKVVKGHGSTKDKVSHFFSTSNPLLFRYQMVQQIKDISNRLDKIASDRHKFVLQIIDVDTRVVHRRDMTHSRVSDLDVIGRKNDKQKIIELLMQQNPNDDDTSLSVIPIVGIGGLGKTTLAKFVFNDNKIRECFPLRMWVCVSDEFDIKQLIIKIINSASDLASADAPSRQHKWKTLDLEQLQNQLTNKLFGQKFLLVLDDVWNENRVKWVELRNLIQLSAAGSKILVTTRSHSIASMMGTLPSHNLEGLSEEDSLSLFVKWAFKEGEEEKHPHLINLGRQIVKKCRGVPLAVRTLGSLLFSKFEASEWEYVSHNEIWNLPQKNDDILPALKLSYDLLPSYLRQCFALFSLYPKDYVFNSYEMTSLWGALGLIALPEKNRTLEYVTNQYLDELQSRSFLQDFVKFGTTYKFRIHDLVHDLALFVSKDECVHLSSNIKYIPDNVRHLSFAESNLFGNLFTKKLVALRTILFPEVLNTCLSKFKYLRVLDLRSSTIETLPRNFSKLKHLRYLDLGYNDNIKRLPESICKLQSLQVLKLDGCMELEALPKKLRKLISLRYFNFSTRQSVFPNKEIASLGSLEIMSIKSCHNVESIFGGVKFPALKTLNVFDCPSLKSLSLDSQNFPQLETLFVGGCGNLDLQLWKSHHEKESPKLKLKVVAFSRLSQLVALPEWLQEAANSLQYLLVLDCPNIETFPEWLTTLTGLKALRLIDCPNLVSLPDNIDHLTALESLKIGSCPKLCKKYQPHVGELWSKISHIKIIMIDELEEPEEL, from the coding sequence ATGGCGGAATCATTTCTCTTCAGCATCGCAGACTCACTCGTAGCAAAACTTGCTTCTGATACTTTTCAAGAAGCTTTTCGATTGGTGGGTTTATACGACAATCTCCGACACTTTAGAAAGACTCTCTCTTTAGTTAAGGCTGTTCTGTTAGATGCTCAACAAAAGCAAGATCACAATCATGAGCTGCGAGAATGGCTCACTCAACTCAAAAATATCTTCTTGGATGCCGAAGATGTTTTGGATGAATTCGAGTGTGAAACACTACGAAATAAAGTGGTCAAAGGTCATGGTAGCACCAAAGACAAGGTAAGTCACTTCTTCTCAACCTCTAATCCACTTCTTTTTCGTTACCAAATGGTTCAACAAATTAAAGATATCAGCAACAGACTAGACAAGATTGCATCTGATAGGCATAAGTTTGTTCTTCAAATAATTGATGTTGACACACGTGTTGTTCATCGGAGAGATATGACACATTCCCGTGTGAGTGATTTAGATGTGATAGGAAGGAAAAACGACAAACAAAAGATCATAGAGCTTTTGATGCAGCAGAATCCTAATGATGATGATACTAGTCTATCTGTTATCCCCATTGTGGGGATTGGAGGCTTGGGAAAGACTACCCTTGCAAAGTTTGTATTTAATGATAACAAGATCCGGGAGTGCTTCCCATTGAGAATGTGGGTTTGTGTTTCTGACGAATTTGATATCAAGCAACTGATAATCAAAATCATCAATTCTGCCAGTGATCTAGCTTCTGCAGATGCTCCTTCTCGACAACACAAATGGAAGACGTTGGATCTGGAGCAATTGCAAAATCAACTCACAAACAAACTTTTCGGTCAAAAGTTTCTACTTGTCTTGGATGACGTATGGAACGAAAACCGTGTTAAATGGGTTGAGCTGAGGAATTTAATCCAATTAAGTGCAGCAGGAAGTAAAATCCTTGTGACCACACGTAGTCATTCAATTGCTTCCATGATGGGCACACTGCCCTCTCACAATTTAGAAGGTCTTTCTGAGGAGGACTCATTGTCTCTATTTGTCAAGTGGGCATTtaaagaaggagaggaggaaaAACATCCTCACTTAATAAACCTTGGGAGACAAATTGTGAAAAAATGCAGAGGGGTTCCTTTGGCTGTGAGAACATTAGGTAGTTTACTATTCTCCAAATTTGAGGCTAGTGAATGGGAATATGTGAGTCATAATGAAATTTGGAATTTGCCTCAGAAAAATGATGACATTTTACCTGCCCTTAAACTGAGTTATGATCTTTTGCCGTCCTATTTGAGGCAATGTTTTGCATTGTTTTCCCTTTACCCAAAGGATTATGTATTCAATAGTTATGAAATGACTTCGCTTTGGGGGGCACTTGGACTCATTGCATTACCAGAAAAGAACAGGACACTTGAATATGTGACCAATCAATATTTGGATGAACTTCAGTCAAGATCTTTTCTTCAAGATTTTGTAAAGTTTGGCACTACTTATAAATTTAGAATACATGATTTGGTGCATGATCTCGCTCTCTTTGTTTCAAAGGATGAGTGTGTACATTTAAGTTCCAACATCAAATATATTCCAGATAATGTTCGGCATCTATCTTTTGCTGAAAGCAATTTGTTTGGTAATTTATTCACCAAAAAATTGGTAGCTTTGAGAACCATACTGTTTCCAGAGGTACTCAACACTTGTCTGTCAAAGTTCAAATACTTGCGAGTTTTGGATTTACGGTCTTCGACAATTGAGACTTTGCCCCGTAACTTTTCTAAGTTGAAACATCTGAGATATTTGGACTTAGGCTACAATGACAACATTAAGAGACTCCCCGAGTCTATTTGCAAGCTCCAAAGTTTGCAAGTGTTGAAGCTTGACGGATGCATGGAGCTTGAAGCATTGCCCAAAAAATTAAGGAAACTGATCAGTCTTCGTTATTTTAACTTTAGCACAAGGCAATCTGTTTTTCCTAACAAGGAGATTGCCAGTTTGGGCTCGCTTGAAATAATGTCCATTAAATCATGCCATAATGTGGAGTCCATCTTCGGAGGGGTGAAATTCCCTGCTCTTAAAACATTGAATGTTTTCGACTGTCCGAGTCTAAAGTCTTTGTCGCTGGATAGTCAAAATTTTCCTCAATTGGAAACATTGTTTGTTGGTGGCTGCGGTAATTTGGACTTGCAACTGTGGAAGAGCCACCATGAAAAAGAAAGCCCCAAGCTGAAGTTAAAAGTTGTTGCATTTTCAAGATTATCACAGTTGGTGGCCTTGCCTGAATGGCTTCAGGAAGCTGCCAACTCCTTACAGTACTTGCTTGTTTTAGATTGCCCCAATATTGAAACTTTTCCAGAGTGGCTGACAACTCTGACTGGTCTGAAAGCACTTCGTTTAATAGATTGCCCAAATTTGGTATCTCTCCCTGATAACATCGACCACCTCACTGCACttgaaagtttgaaaattgGAAGTTGTCCTAAGTTATGTAAAAAGTATCAACCCCATGTTGGGGAGCTTTGGTCCAAAATATCACACATAAAAATCATTATGATTGATGAACTAGAGGAGCCTGAAGAATTATAG